In a single window of the Gossypium hirsutum isolate 1008001.06 chromosome D02, Gossypium_hirsutum_v2.1, whole genome shotgun sequence genome:
- the LOC107910670 gene encoding uncharacterized protein yields MCILCVIQKWSRRVATMLPWLVIPLIGLWALSQLLPPDFRFEITSPRLACVFVLLATLFWYEILIPRLSAWRVRRNARLRERKRFEAIELQKLRKTATRRCRNCLTPYRDQKPGGGRFMCSYCGHISKRPVLDLPGPPGLGISNSGIIKDLVGKSGKILNGKGWSENGWMCGQDWLENGNWVSGSVGGKPSYWWKNGTGDFGGDEDCLAKKSYSGIVIFACRLLTSFWSIRWLLRRIFGVSSSNYDASSDADHRGMLTKRGESGTSFHESRGEKTRRKAEEKRQARLEKELLEQEERKQREEVARLVEERRRLRDEKLEAERDRSKLSPSAKEKEIKREAENKSKERRKEKDKAFSKSHTDAEELEKRAVKEAELKRDFDKKCEIDFREHLRSGSDNLKGNALETGHVIKSTPAINFSRGNGGTRYLDRMRGTFLSSSKAFTGSSFFGKNTNIPAIAKENKTNNPVDHAHTSADRRDFCPSERVAGKLSMDGDDKNVKNNHSVLSEPQLWAAPKKSWQQLFTRSPSLPPVSNANVISRPTSKNKPEAEGSQFPSHSTIQTFDNPINFGLPSPFISMYRNGVPSSSLGFSPAIEPTFRRAAEGLSEIIPEEPELFEDPCYVPDPVSLLGPVSESLDNFQLDLGAGFGTDVGMERPRGLKNISASSEINKPSPIESPLSRSRSATPRAQDLQTSPVDDTNANEKRTWQMWSSSPLGQDGLGLMGDPASWLLPLEHNRSNKDDFLHASSQKTMASLFAKEDPILAGKLSPQKVFLGNGQNGGTFSPVTSLSDHDPWLQDTSFPPLCGGNNHFPNKSLDEMSYGSLNRSAGTHPFEPSAANCWPKNEWVMQDSEQPVGKSSISRPHVGGLFHNQMYSHFGNLIEIEKQK; encoded by the exons ATGTGTATACTGTGTGTGATTCAGAAGTGGTCTCGCCGGGTTGCTACGATGCTGCCTTGGTTAGTTATACCTCTCATAGGTTTATGGGCTCTTTCTCAGCTATTGCCACCTGATTTTCGATTTGAGATCACGTCCCCAAGGCTGGCTTGCGTTTTTGTGCTTTTGGCAACTCTGTTTTGGTATGAGATTTTAATTCCCCGGCTATCTGCTTGGAGGGTTAGAAGGAATGCACGCCTCAGGGAGAGGAAGAGGTTTGAGGCTATAGAACTGCAGAAGCTTCGTAAAACTGCGACACGAAGGTGCCGGAACTGCCTGACTCCATATAGGGATCAGAAACCTGGTGGTGGTCGGTTTATGTGCTCTTATTGTGGCCATATTTCAAAGAGACCTGTTTTGGACTTGCCAGGTCCACCTGGTCTGGGTATTTCAAATTCTGGGATCATTAAGGATCTTGTTGGAAAAAGTGGTAAAATCTTGAATGGAAAAGGATGGTCGGAGAATGGGTGGATGTGTGGGCAGGATTGGTTAGAGAATGGCAACTGGGTCTCTGGGTCCGTTGGAGGGAAGCCTAGCTATTGGTGGAAGAATGGCACAGGTGACTTTGGAGGAGATGAAGATTGTTTGGCGAAGAAATCTTATTCAGGAATTGTTATTTTTGCATGCAGACTGTTAACGTCCTTCTGGAGCATTAGGTGGCTTTTGAGAAGGATTTTTGGGGTTAGTTCATCGAATTATGATGCTTCATCTGATGCAGACCACAGGGGCATGTTGACTAAGAGGGGTGAGAGTGGGACAAGCTTTCATGAGAGCAGAGGAGAAAAAACACGCAGAAAAGCTGAAGAAAAGAGACAGGCTAGGTTAGAAAAAGAGCTTTTGGAGCAAGAAGAGAGAAAGCAAAGAGAGGAGGTTGCAAGATTGGTGGAAGAAAGGAGGAGACTGAGGGATGAAAAATTGGAGGCTGAAAGAGATCGCAGCAAATTATCACCATCTGCAAAGGAGAAAGAGATAAAAAGGGAAGCTGAAAATAAGTCTAAAGAGAGAAGGAAAGAGAAAGATAAAGCATTTAGTAAGAGCCACACTGATGCAGAAGAGCTTGAAAAGAGAGCTGTTAAGGAAGCTGAACTGAAGCGTGACTTTGATAAGAAGTGTGAGATTGATTTCCGGGAACATCTGAGGTCTGGGTCTGATAATCTAAAGGGCAATGCTCTAGAAACAGGACATGTAATTAAAAGTACTCCTGCAATTAATTTTAGCCGGGGAAATGGTGGAACTAGATACCTTGACCGTATGAGGGGTACATTTTTGTCATCCTCTAAAGCTTTTACGGGAAGTAGTTTCTTTGGAAAGAATACTAATATTCCTGCTAttgcaaaagaaaacaaaactaataATCCTGTAGACCATGCCCATACTTCAGCCGATAGGAGAGATTTCTGTCCATCTGAACGAGTAGCTGGGAAGTTGAGTATGGATGGAGATGATAAGAATGTTAAAAACAACCACTCT GTGCTTTCAGAACCCCAACTGTGGGCAGCACCTAAAAAGTCTTGGCAACAGTTATTTACTCGTTCTCCTTCTCTTCCTCCCGTCTCAAATGCAAATGTTATTAGTAGACCGACTTCGAAGAATAAACCAGAAGCTGAGGGCTCACAATTTCCTAGTCATTCAACAATACAAACATTTGATAATCCTATAAATTTTGGACTACCATCGCCATTTATATCTATGTACAGAAATGGAGTCCCCAGCAGTAGTTTAGGTTTCTCACCAGCTATTGAACCCACTTTCCGTCGTGCTGCTGAAGGGCTAAGTGAAATTATACCAGAAGAACCAGAGCTTTTTGAAGACCCCTGTTATGTTCCTGATCCTGTATCCTTGCTTGGGCCTGTTTCTGAGTCGCTTGATAATTTTCAGTTGGACTTGGGTGCTGGGTTTGGGACAGATGTGGGAATGGAAAGGCCTCGTGGTTTGAAGAATATATCTGCTTCTTCTGAAATTAACAAGCCCTCACCTATTGAATCTCCATTGTCAAGATCACGTTCTGCTACCCCAAGGGCCCAAGATCTTCAAACTTCTCCTGTGGATGATACTAATGCAAATGAGAAAAGGACATGGCAGATGTGGAGCAGTTCTCCCCTTGGTCAGGATGGTCTGGGCTTGATGGGTGATCCAGCAAGCTGGCTCCTACCCCTGGAACATAATAGATCAAACAAGGATGACTTTTTGCACGCTTCTTCTCAGAAAACTATGGCATCATTGTTCGCAAAAGAGGACCCTATACTTGCGGGAAAACTATCTCCTCAGAAGGTTTTTCTTGGTAATGGCCAGAATGGTGGAACATTTAGTCCTGTAACCAGCCTGAGTGATCATGATCCATGGTTACAGGATACTTCCTTTCCACCATTATGTGGTGGTAATAACCATTTTCCTAACAAGTCTCTGGACGAAATGAGTTATGGAAGTCTCAACAGATCTGCAGGCACCCATCCATTCGAGCCTTCTGCTGCAAACTGTTGGCCCAA GAATGAATGGGTTATGCAAGATTCAGAACAACCAGTTGGGAAGTCATCTATTTCAAGGCCCCATGTTggcggtttatttcacaaccagaTGTACAGTCACTTTGGTAATTTGattgaaatagaaaaacaaaagtgA